The following nucleotide sequence is from Dyella sp. BiH032.
CGGAACGGCGTTCTGGGTACTGGTCACCCTGCTCAACACAGTGTTCAACAGCATCGTGGCGCGGATGGACAACCCGCGCATCCCGGCTTGGGAACCGTGGACCTGGGAATGGAGCAGCGGCCTGCTGACCTTGGTACTGATCCCCGCCGTACTGGCGGTGGAGTGGCGCTGGCCGTTCCGGCTCGACAGCTGGCGCGCCAGTCTGCCCTGGCACCTGCTGGCCAGCGTGCCGTTCAGCCTGCTCCACGTGGGCGGCATGGTCGCCCTGCGCAAGCTGGCTTATGCGGCGTTAGGCGAGCACTACCGCTTCGGCGCTTGGTGGCCGAACTTCGGCTACGAGTATCTCAAGGACGTGCGCAGCTATTTCCTGATCATCGCCCTGGTCAGCCTGTCCCGGCTGTGGCTGATGCGCTGGCAGGGCGAGGCACGCCTGCTGGCCGAGCCCGACGAAGGCCCGCCGGTGGAACCGGTGGAAAGGCCCGAGCGCTTCCTGGTGCGCAAGCTGGGCAAGGAGTTCCTGATCAATGCCAGCGAAATCGAGTGGCTGCAGGCGTCGGGCAACTACGTGAACCTGCACGTGCGCGGCCGCGACTATCCGCTGCGCAGCACCATGGCCGGTATCGAGGAACGCCTGGACACGCGCCGCTTCGTGCGGGTGCATCGCAGCTACGTGGTGAACCTCGACTACCTGGCCGAGATCGAGCCGCTCGACGCCGGCGAAGCGCGCCTGCGGATGCGCGACGGCGTGGTAGTGCCATGCAGCCGGCGCTACCGCGCGCAACTGCGCGAGCGTTTCGGCGAAGTGCCGGCCGGCGCCTGAGCGGTTGCGCGGCCCCGCCGCCCGTTCCACTCTTAGGCGCCTTTCCCGCACGGATACCGCCGATGAACCTGCCGCGCCTTCGTCCCGCCGCCCTGGCCGCTCTCTTCGTTCTCGCCGGCTGTTCCCAGTCGGGCGACCAGGCGGGAGCGCCGGCCCAGGCGCCCGCCCAGGCCCAGGCCGACGAGGCTGCCACCAAGCTGGACACCTATCGCCAGCTCCTGCGCATCCACAACGACGAGATGGCGACCTCGATGGGCAAGGAGATCGTCAGCCGCTATCCGGACAGCGCGGCTGCCAAGGAAGTGCAGCAGACGCTGCCGGAGATCGAGAAACGCTGGAAGGAAACCAGCGAGAAGAACCGGCTGCAGGGCCTGTGGCTGTACCAGGTATCGCCGATGGCCGGCGGCACGCAGTCCACCGCCACCATCTACAGCAGCCAGCCTTCCGGCAATGATCGCGTGCGCCTGGTGCTGCGCCGGCATACCGAGTGGGGCCAGAACGCCTTCCTCTATGCCAGCGGCGAGCACGGCTTCGTGTGCAAGGGCAACTGCACGCTCAAGACCGTGGTGGACGGCAAGGACACCGGCATCAAGGCCTTCGCGCCCAGCACCGGCGAGCCGGCGCTGATGATCCGCGACGACAAGGCTTTCATCGCGATGCTGCAGAAGGCGAAGAAAATCTCTATCGACGTCACCATGCAGGACGGCGAGAAGAAGCTCACGCTGGTGTACGAGGTGGGCGGCTTCGATCCCGACAAATGGCAGCCGGTGGGCAAGGGCAACGCCAAGAAGAAGTAAGGCGCCGTGCACCGCGAACGGCGATGCGCGTTCCGATGCGGGTCTCCCCT
It contains:
- a CDS encoding LytTR family DNA-binding domain-containing protein, with product MQTRPGLDYQDFQRWRRPLGTAFWVLVTLLNTVFNSIVARMDNPRIPAWEPWTWEWSSGLLTLVLIPAVLAVEWRWPFRLDSWRASLPWHLLASVPFSLLHVGGMVALRKLAYAALGEHYRFGAWWPNFGYEYLKDVRSYFLIIALVSLSRLWLMRWQGEARLLAEPDEGPPVEPVERPERFLVRKLGKEFLINASEIEWLQASGNYVNLHVRGRDYPLRSTMAGIEERLDTRRFVRVHRSYVVNLDYLAEIEPLDAGEARLRMRDGVVVPCSRRYRAQLRERFGEVPAGA